A genomic segment from Antedon mediterranea chromosome 6, ecAntMedi1.1, whole genome shotgun sequence encodes:
- the LOC140051407 gene encoding uncharacterized protein, whose product MNKKNESGSSSDVESDSNLSNVRTRRRNKKQDSLREKNTKTKTNKKSEIRSDEEDDESDLGTDLPVEATGQKKKRETLRNKQKKSESGSSSDIETGTNLSNVRTRRRNKNQDSLWEKSTKTKTNKKLSTQEKSSKKMTNKKSELEDDLSTCSSELQDKANKKNVGKLGIGDVNGDERLVTSKRTEPKEKARQKERRNTKVKQKSGTVSEDTNSKRRQNNSNEENESESSSSVVNAIHEDDHLEPIQNDLSEGQVEETPLKNDIHEDDHLEPIQNDLSEGHIEETPLNRRTRNNRKQLITNKTAKNKQQKSGKISKEDKLVEKSRVSDSTNLETVVVEDMPINSKPKKNSIKKSGLTYSDGTNNVTEKFVVTDVTKSTKTRRSRRKLSKTLDDEENNDTESKPRKRSKSLYNPENILLEEPENNLVNSHKSEMTTDKKNDKSKSAKHRHTTLNRRKSSVRFSLGDALSSTSIKTNTKSNRRMSILKSSVSPINTKEPEDDSVVPLQVTKTSDLCHTSMGDPEDEFDEHVLPSTKKTSLKRQHEQSIDFYEIDEPMLAESPVSGKHKRKRNRRYKELATSSQGINIQSDGNKTDVLAYSQFGDEDMLPEHKSTPVADTTGSSDPNETEPTASQDESKRANWTLKFFEVPKKKAFIINPEVYNDGTRRTKRSRVKPLEYWRNERALYSRRPSGGFALSGIMSPTLPTPSPPAAKPKRKAKKKIPQTPHNLSIHANLSDIEEHIEVNPTITVLNPSTNEEVDIDAIATSEMNRFFGPTGKPVTSDDPIAMSKSLYQKSFSAGELLIRPLQKKGLQVVRNDTMVFRIIRGKLAVTIHETTTILESGARFFVPKGNVYNIQNLRNDEAKLDFIQVKSI is encoded by the exons ATGAATAAGAAAAATGAATCCGGTAGCAGTAGTGACGTTGAATCTGATAGCAATTTATCAAATGTCAGaacaagaagaagaaataaaaaacaagatTCCTTACGggaaaaaaatactaaaacaaagacaaataaAAAATCTGAAATAAGATCggatgaagaagatgatgaaAGTGATCTAGGTACTGACCTACCAGTAGAAGCCACAGGTCAAAAGAAAAAAAGGGAAACTTTAAggaataaacaaaagaaaagtgAATCAGGTAGCAGTAGTGACATTGAAACTGGTACCAACTTATCAAATGTGAGaacaagaagaagaaataaaaaTCAAGATTCCTTATGGGAAAAAAGTACTAAAACAAAGACAAACAAAAAGTTATCAACACAAGAAAAAAGTAGCAAAAAAATGACAAACAAAAAGTCTGAATTGGAAGATGATTTATCAACATGTAGTTCAGAACTCCAAGATAAGGCAAACAAGAAAAATGTTGGTAAATTGGGAATTGGTGATGTAAATGGCGATGAGAGGTTGGTAACTTCAAAAAGAACAGAACCGAAAGAAAAAGCACGGCAAAAGGAAAGACGAAATACAAAAGTCAAACAGAAGTCGGGAACAGTGTCCGAAGATACTAATTCAAAACGTCGGCAAAATAATTCAAATGAAGAAAATGAAAGTGAATCTAGTAGTAGTGTTGTAAATGCTATACATGAAGATGATCATTTAGAACCCATCCAAAATGATTTAAGTGAAGGACAAGTTGAAGAAACCCcattaaaaaatgatatacatGAAGATGATCATTTAGAACCTATCCAAAATGATTTAAGTGAAGGACATATTGAAGAAACCCCATTAAATAGGAGAACACGGAACAATCGAAAACAATTGATAACAAATAAAACTGCTAAAAACAAACAGCAAAAATCTGGTAAAATATCTAAAGAAGataaattggttgaaaaatcTCGCGTTTCAGATAGCACAAACTTAGAAACTGTAGTAGTAGAGGATATGCCAATAAACTCTAAACCTAAAAAAAACTCCATAAAGAAATCAGGTCTAACATATAGTGACGGAACTAATAATGTAACAGAGAAGTTTGTTGTAACAGATGTTACAAAGTCTACAAAAACAAGGCGATCCAGACGAAAATTATCAAAGACTCTAGATGATGAAGAAAATAATGACACAGAAAGCAAACCTAGAAAACGAAGCAAGTCGTTATATAATCCAGAAAACATTTTACTTGAAGAACCTGAAAATAATTTAGTAAACTCTCACAAATCTGAAATGACaacagataaaaaaaatgataaatctaAATCTGCAAAACATCGTCATACAACTTTGAATAGACGGAAATCATCAGTAAGGTTTAGTCTTGGTGATGCGTTATCTTCTACAAGTATCAAGACAAATACAAAAAGTAATCGCCGGATGTCTATTCTCAAATCTTCTGTCTCGCCAATAAATACAAAAGAACCCGAGGATGACTCTGTTGTTCCACTACAGGTTACAAAGACATCAGATTTGTGCCATACTTCCATGGGTGATCCTGAAGATGAGTTTGATGAGCATGTCTTGCCATCAACGAAAAAAACATCACTCAAGCGCCAACATGAACAAAGTATAGATTTCTATGAAATTGATGAACCTATGCTTGCAGAATCACCTGTTTCTG GTAAACATAAGCGAAAAAGGAATAGAAGATATAAAGAACTCGCAACTAGTTCACAAGGTATAAATATACAGTCTG ATGGTAACAAAACAGATGTACTGGCCTATTCTCAATTTGGAGATGAAGATATGTTACCAGAACACAAGTCAACTCCTGTTGCTG atacaACAGGTTCCTCTGATCCCAATGAAACAGAACCAACCGCCAGTCAAGATGAATCTAAGCGAGCCAATTGGACACTTAAATTCTTTGAGGTTCCAAAGAAAAAAGCCTTTATAA taaATCCTGAAGTATATAATGATGGAACAAGGCGTACCAAACGATCGCGTGTAAAACCACTGGAGTATTGGAGGAATGAGAGGGCGCTCTATTCTAGACGTCCATCAGGAGGCTTTGCACTATCAGGGATAATGTCCCCGACATTACCAACACCATCTCCCCCAGCTGCTAAACCAAAAAGAAAAG caAAAAAGAAGATTCCACAGACACCACACAATCTGTCAATTCATGCGAATTTATCCGATATAGAGGAGCATATTGAGGTTAACCCAACAATCACAGTATTGAATCCTAGTACAAATGAGGAAGTTGACATAG atgCTATAGCTACAAGTGAGATGAATCGTTTCTTTGGTCCAACTGGTAAACCGGTTACAAGTGATGATCCAATTGCTATGTCAAAGTCTCTATATCAGAAGTCTTTTTCTGCAG GTGAATTATTGATTCGTCCTTTACAAAAAAAAGGCCTTCAAGTTGTCAGAAACGATACAATGGTGTTTAGAATTATACGGGGTAAGCTTGCAGTCACCATACACGAAACAACAACCATTCTTGAATCTGGTGCCAGGTTCTTTGTTCCTAAAG GCAATGTATACAACATCCAGAATCTCCGAAATGATGAAGCAAAGTTGGATTTTATACAAGTGAAAAGTATTTGA